In a single window of the Saccharothrix australiensis genome:
- a CDS encoding MBL fold metallo-hydrolase, with amino-acid sequence MDVLEDYTGHVEPNGPAARRTLDELTITKISVGPMDNNAYLLVCRSTNEALLVDAAADPTRLSDLVGHSVERPRLKTVVTTHRHQDHWGALGAVAGANGSNTVAHRLDAEVLPVPPDQLVDHGDTVLVGRVPLEVIHLRGHTPGSIALLYREPGGRAHLFTGDSLFPGGVGKTTSPETFTSLIDDVESRIFAELPDDTWVYPGHGDDTTLGRERPHLAEWRARGW; translated from the coding sequence GTGGACGTACTAGAGGACTACACCGGCCACGTCGAGCCGAACGGCCCGGCCGCACGCCGCACGCTGGACGAACTGACCATCACGAAGATCTCGGTGGGCCCGATGGACAACAACGCCTACCTGCTCGTGTGCCGGTCGACGAACGAGGCCCTGCTGGTCGACGCGGCGGCCGACCCGACGCGCCTGTCGGACCTCGTGGGGCACTCCGTGGAGCGCCCGCGCCTGAAGACGGTGGTGACCACCCACCGCCACCAGGACCACTGGGGTGCGCTCGGGGCGGTCGCCGGGGCGAACGGCTCGAACACCGTGGCGCACCGCCTGGACGCGGAGGTCCTGCCCGTCCCGCCGGACCAGCTGGTGGACCACGGCGACACCGTGCTGGTCGGTCGGGTGCCGCTGGAGGTGATCCACCTGCGCGGCCACACGCCGGGCTCCATCGCCCTGCTGTACCGCGAGCCGGGCGGGCGGGCGCACCTGTTCACGGGCGACTCGCTGTTTCCGGGAGGGGTGGGCAAGACCACGTCGCCCGAAACCTTCACTTCCTTGATCGACGACGTGGAGAGCCGGATCTTCGCCGAGCTGCCCGACGACACGTGGGTCTACCCGGGTCACGGCGACGACACCACCCTGGGACGTGAGCGACCTCACCTGGCCGAGTGGCGCGCCCGCGGCTGGTGA
- a CDS encoding serine/threonine protein kinase yields MIGEVVKGRYEVLSTLGSGGMGAVFVALDLHKGRKKVVLKTPLVSLGTERQPTTDLQRHLNRFAREAAFLCRIRHPNVARGYDHGHHGKVPYLVMDWVNGYGLDRFLEDNPPLPTEAVAAVVAQIAEALAATHAEDVVHRDLKPGNVMLSHAGVVYLIDFGLAKPMDPDVTKLTGTEHSPGTEEYMTPEQFGSGDDICPQTDLYALGFMTYIMLTGVPPFAGSKTGISWKEHHLHTRPARPDRKGDPIPDALADLVLHLLEKRVSDRPADAREVVDRLEPFLPEPGSAAPFPSLKPDPTRVYRHPGETRPPDAPPVAPDPVRSAVTVRRSGPALSRREIPALVEEALAAASKDPTGGRLRLERLLKQASGKFGAFDVAVEPIRQALGDLDNRRVD; encoded by the coding sequence GTGATCGGCGAAGTCGTCAAAGGGCGCTACGAGGTGCTCAGCACGCTCGGCAGCGGCGGGATGGGTGCCGTTTTTGTCGCGCTCGACCTGCACAAGGGGCGAAAGAAGGTCGTGCTCAAGACGCCATTGGTCTCTTTGGGCACCGAAAGGCAGCCGACGACCGACCTTCAACGACACCTGAACCGGTTCGCCCGCGAAGCTGCGTTTCTTTGCCGCATCCGGCATCCCAATGTCGCGCGAGGCTACGACCACGGCCACCACGGAAAAGTGCCGTACCTGGTCATGGACTGGGTCAACGGGTACGGATTGGACAGATTCCTGGAAGACAACCCTCCCTTGCCGACGGAAGCCGTGGCAGCCGTGGTCGCCCAGATCGCCGAAGCACTTGCCGCCACCCATGCCGAAGATGTCGTCCACCGCGACTTGAAGCCCGGAAATGTGATGCTCTCGCACGCCGGCGTGGTTTACCTCATAGATTTCGGCCTCGCGAAACCGATGGACCCCGACGTCACGAAGTTGACCGGTACGGAACACTCTCCGGGGACCGAGGAGTACATGACGCCGGAACAGTTCGGAAGCGGTGACGATATCTGCCCTCAGACGGATCTGTACGCCTTGGGATTCATGACATACATCATGCTGACCGGAGTTCCACCATTTGCAGGGTCTAAAACCGGCATCAGCTGGAAAGAACACCACCTCCACACGCGGCCGGCACGGCCGGATCGCAAGGGTGACCCGATCCCGGACGCTTTGGCGGATCTCGTCCTGCACCTGCTGGAGAAACGGGTCTCCGACCGTCCTGCCGACGCCAGAGAGGTCGTCGACCGGCTCGAGCCGTTCCTTCCCGAACCCGGTTCCGCGGCCCCCTTCCCCTCGTTGAAACCCGACCCCACACGGGTGTACCGCCACCCTGGCGAGACAAGACCGCCTGACGCGCCGCCGGTCGCACCCGATCCAGTCCGGTCAGCGGTGACCGTGCGCAGGAGCGGGCCCGCACTGTCGCGACGCGAAATCCCGGCTCTGGTGGAGGAGGCGTTGGCCGCGGCGTCGAAGGACCCGACCGGGGGGCGTCTTCGACTCGAACGGCTGCTGAAACAGGCATCGGGGAAGTTCGGGGCCTTCGACGTAGCGGTCGAACCGATCCGTCAGGCACTGGGAGATCTGGACAACCGGCGCGTGGACTAG
- a CDS encoding PD-(D/E)XK nuclease family protein, with the protein MDVLDLMEFSDQERSVDDVVADVVGAREALGSRGRAHDGLIAWTVEAVGRYLGARRQYAVGDDAWVTAPVGYPWVVRTSLRDVDHRGVDYYEQTCWGRRYASADGQLREIWLLSFGEVKRDRGAAEVALAAYAVAHGEPCHPAYGRRHEPLRGLPPGAYELPHRVRVVEYGCGSGGFEWVELSREQALAGFRETSAPVLATALSGVGRTPGRDCVGCGVIAECDAVPRARLQPGIAPSKWMRRSVSASDLRAHVDCPASYHLTRQLKLRQPGAVEDPAVVRGRVVDDWLNRRHAARPARRCQMDEVPGSLEEWRDGRFTIDGEEAGVAARMLRQHTLFCPIGKPGTGDRVWVQRTLSLHDPELDLVFVATPDLVYERSGAPVWRETKTTRSHLWTGQPLLSQYPQVALAVLMVAGGVLGDTTKMPRIELELLNDGDCGLEEVDPGRPEVVEEAREVIRPLLDHWLADADFPARPGRACDHCAALAWCAPGSSHVKRAEVEATGV; encoded by the coding sequence ATGGACGTGCTGGATCTCATGGAATTCAGTGATCAGGAGCGGTCGGTCGACGACGTCGTCGCCGACGTGGTGGGCGCTCGGGAGGCCCTCGGCTCGCGTGGACGCGCCCACGACGGCTTGATCGCGTGGACGGTCGAGGCCGTAGGGCGCTACCTGGGCGCGCGGCGCCAATACGCGGTGGGCGACGACGCTTGGGTCACCGCTCCCGTCGGGTACCCGTGGGTGGTACGCACCTCGCTGCGCGACGTCGACCACCGGGGTGTCGACTACTACGAACAGACCTGTTGGGGCAGACGCTACGCCTCCGCCGACGGCCAACTGAGGGAGATCTGGCTTCTTTCCTTCGGCGAGGTCAAACGGGACCGAGGTGCGGCTGAGGTTGCCTTGGCCGCCTATGCGGTGGCCCACGGTGAGCCCTGTCATCCGGCGTACGGCCGACGACATGAACCTCTACGCGGACTGCCTCCTGGCGCGTACGAGTTGCCGCACCGGGTTCGCGTGGTGGAGTACGGATGCGGCTCCGGCGGCTTCGAGTGGGTCGAACTCAGCCGTGAGCAGGCATTGGCCGGATTCCGTGAGACCTCCGCGCCCGTGCTGGCCACAGCGCTGTCGGGTGTCGGCCGCACACCCGGTCGGGACTGTGTCGGATGCGGGGTCATCGCGGAGTGCGACGCGGTGCCCCGTGCACGGTTGCAGCCGGGCATCGCACCGTCGAAGTGGATGCGCCGCAGCGTGTCCGCGAGCGATCTTCGCGCGCACGTGGACTGCCCGGCGAGCTACCACCTCACCCGGCAGTTGAAACTGCGGCAGCCGGGTGCGGTCGAGGACCCCGCCGTTGTGCGTGGTCGCGTGGTCGATGACTGGCTCAACCGGAGGCACGCCGCGCGCCCCGCTCGGCGGTGTCAGATGGATGAGGTGCCGGGCTCCCTGGAGGAGTGGAGGGACGGCCGCTTCACGATCGACGGCGAGGAGGCCGGGGTCGCCGCTCGCATGCTCCGGCAGCACACGCTGTTCTGCCCGATCGGCAAGCCGGGAACAGGCGACCGGGTGTGGGTGCAGCGGACCTTGTCCCTGCACGACCCGGAGCTGGACCTCGTCTTCGTCGCCACACCGGACCTGGTGTACGAGCGCTCGGGTGCGCCGGTCTGGCGTGAGACGAAGACCACCCGCTCCCACCTGTGGACAGGACAGCCGCTGCTCAGCCAGTACCCCCAGGTGGCGCTGGCTGTCCTGATGGTCGCCGGCGGAGTGCTCGGTGACACGACCAAGATGCCGAGGATCGAACTCGAACTGCTCAACGACGGGGATTGCGGGCTGGAGGAGGTGGATCCCGGTCGTCCTGAGGTGGTGGAGGAGGCCCGTGAGGTGATTCGGCCGCTGCTTGACCACTGGCTCGCCGACGCCGACTTCCCCGCTCGCCCGGGTAGGGCTTGCGACCACTGCGCGGCGCTCGCATGGTGCGCACCCGGCTCCTCGCACGTGAAGCGAGCGGAAGTCGAGGCCACTGGTGTCTGA
- a CDS encoding type II toxin-antitoxin system Phd/YefM family antitoxin, whose protein sequence is MKVISQREFRNNSAAVMDAVEAGETYHVTRNGVEIAEVRPLPRRRRLTAEELVERHRKLPKVDHGLMRREADELFGSEDRIGDDDPWERGRG, encoded by the coding sequence GTGAAGGTCATCAGTCAGCGGGAGTTCCGCAACAACTCCGCCGCGGTCATGGACGCGGTCGAGGCGGGGGAGACGTACCACGTCACCCGCAACGGCGTGGAGATCGCCGAGGTCCGCCCGCTGCCCCGTCGTCGGCGCCTGACCGCCGAGGAACTGGTCGAGCGGCACCGGAAGCTGCCGAAGGTCGACCACGGCCTCATGCGGCGTGAAGCCGACGAGTTGTTCGGCTCCGAAGACCGGATCGGCGACGACGACCCGTGGGAGCGAGGCCGTGGCTGA
- a CDS encoding pPIWI_RE module domain-containing protein, with protein sequence MVRSKIRRAAYRPESGVESVEHSFLALPFPDLVHRSVLDLVNFGRSPEAEPYRTAPTRRLDEFLQGLLPELVVMRRRADQPSPDDRWLYQPDDLGQPLSDDLLIRLLGVWLSDLRPQSAQDDEYRRLLLDVRDRMEAELPRWEPSVLRLFDFPVTAGGTAAPRDRQFPLIADHFARRVQALPPYDYGAGTLKFHAVARRSDDRGAELMSQPLPYEVDGRTWWYSVTINLLVHTVPFSPVPRLHLCTGIRRWATTAQDGVGRMNLAFGRNTSVYLRSRRPWLPGSPLSDRVAVARLTWDRDLQGHRWQEGQAGGMFERVSVGRPFPAVDDLLNAPVKWLLNEDGLRAGVVHSTRRGGHGVGVGLMAHQRSEIVEWAEQALRPEWCSVPNLLRCNIASNAPLNSRAKPKAGERQAVQEQLASARRIALARLATAGGAPDDIPVFEARLFWQTTEWRSACVSALEQGLGLPSPLRELRPDEYESAGAGRPALLVWRTPELVVCLRCLKAVDGLVESFRLDRKSRNKARDLADAIKNRRIRFAKLLTADGAGLAVPTLALVEIDRREDLAQAADDPKFALRLGGADAGVLTQFAVVPKKVKGWDSRKNLAHRTRSAWEDGFRQLGIRTVPRHSLGDRLPDGLQYLAICVVKRRRDSVTGVPRRFPVAVLVRADDGPEGDRVLGWDEEAGGGVGGWVPYPRFLLRLTEQAEVKAEDMEVMPDKPRGWWRIRRKSEEESRGQASRFLQKVLFSEEVLGRPTVLLAHAQNSRSDWPWLQDTVVVRDLLRTGHAPAGDLRPGLRLVRVRTAQHRETPQWWAPAESGVNGLAAGFWITDPDESGPESDRVFYSTTPKPATFRDSAVAADKLTTRLLLKGKNEGKPTIDTGVPGWNPGLVEIAVLGCHPAEGDDPVALGFAIHQQRHAPDYPDPLRLPLALHLAALAQEYVLPTLSDTEDVEIDFMEDEDEQEEAENE encoded by the coding sequence GTGGTTCGCTCGAAGATCCGCCGCGCCGCGTACCGACCCGAGTCGGGCGTGGAGTCGGTGGAGCACTCCTTCCTGGCGCTGCCGTTCCCCGACCTCGTTCACCGGAGCGTGCTCGACCTGGTCAATTTCGGTCGTTCCCCGGAGGCGGAGCCCTACCGGACCGCGCCGACCAGGCGCCTCGACGAGTTCCTCCAGGGCCTTCTCCCGGAACTCGTGGTGATGCGGCGGCGCGCTGATCAGCCGTCACCGGACGACCGCTGGCTCTACCAGCCCGACGACCTCGGGCAACCGTTATCGGACGACCTATTGATCCGCCTGCTCGGCGTCTGGCTCTCCGACCTCCGCCCCCAGTCCGCGCAAGACGATGAGTACCGCAGGTTGTTGCTCGACGTGCGGGATCGCATGGAAGCCGAGCTGCCGCGGTGGGAACCTTCGGTGCTCCGGTTGTTCGACTTTCCCGTCACGGCCGGCGGAACTGCCGCACCGCGCGACCGCCAGTTCCCCCTGATCGCGGACCACTTCGCCCGCCGCGTGCAGGCGCTGCCCCCGTACGACTACGGCGCGGGCACGCTGAAGTTCCACGCCGTGGCGAGGCGGTCGGACGACCGGGGTGCCGAGTTGATGTCGCAACCGCTGCCCTACGAGGTGGACGGTCGTACGTGGTGGTACTCGGTGACGATCAACCTGCTCGTCCACACGGTGCCCTTCTCCCCGGTCCCACGCCTCCACCTGTGCACCGGGATCCGTCGCTGGGCGACCACCGCGCAGGACGGCGTCGGCCGGATGAATCTGGCGTTCGGCCGGAACACCTCGGTTTACCTGCGGTCGCGGCGGCCGTGGCTGCCCGGCTCGCCGTTGAGCGACCGGGTCGCCGTCGCCCGGCTCACTTGGGACCGAGACCTGCAGGGGCACCGATGGCAAGAGGGCCAGGCCGGAGGAATGTTCGAACGGGTGTCCGTCGGTCGCCCGTTCCCCGCCGTCGACGACTTGCTCAATGCGCCGGTGAAGTGGCTGCTCAACGAAGACGGCTTACGCGCCGGAGTGGTCCACAGCACGCGCCGGGGCGGACACGGTGTCGGTGTTGGCTTGATGGCCCACCAGCGGTCGGAGATCGTCGAGTGGGCCGAACAGGCCCTGCGCCCGGAGTGGTGCTCCGTGCCGAACCTGCTCAGGTGCAACATCGCGAGCAACGCCCCGCTCAACTCCCGGGCGAAGCCGAAAGCCGGCGAGCGCCAAGCGGTGCAGGAACAGCTCGCCTCGGCACGCCGGATCGCCCTGGCGAGGCTCGCGACGGCGGGCGGCGCACCAGACGACATCCCGGTCTTCGAGGCGCGCCTGTTCTGGCAGACGACCGAGTGGCGGAGCGCCTGCGTCTCCGCTCTGGAGCAGGGACTCGGCCTCCCCTCCCCCCTGCGCGAACTGCGACCTGATGAGTACGAAAGCGCCGGCGCCGGCCGTCCCGCGCTGCTCGTGTGGCGCACTCCCGAACTGGTCGTGTGCCTGCGCTGTCTCAAGGCGGTCGACGGCTTGGTCGAATCGTTCCGACTGGACCGCAAGAGTCGCAACAAGGCACGCGATCTAGCCGATGCGATCAAGAATCGCCGGATCCGGTTCGCGAAACTTCTCACGGCGGACGGCGCGGGGCTCGCAGTGCCGACGTTGGCCCTGGTGGAGATCGACCGCAGGGAGGACCTCGCCCAGGCAGCGGACGACCCGAAGTTCGCGCTGCGCCTCGGCGGCGCGGACGCCGGGGTCCTGACCCAGTTCGCGGTCGTGCCCAAGAAGGTGAAGGGGTGGGACTCGCGCAAGAACCTCGCACACCGGACGAGGTCTGCCTGGGAGGACGGCTTCCGGCAACTCGGCATCCGGACCGTGCCCCGGCACAGCCTCGGTGACCGGCTGCCCGACGGTTTGCAGTACTTGGCGATCTGTGTGGTCAAGCGCAGGCGCGACAGCGTGACCGGGGTTCCGCGTCGGTTTCCGGTCGCCGTGCTCGTCCGCGCCGACGACGGCCCGGAGGGCGACCGGGTGCTCGGGTGGGATGAGGAGGCCGGCGGTGGCGTCGGGGGTTGGGTGCCCTACCCCCGGTTCCTGCTGCGGCTCACCGAGCAGGCCGAGGTCAAGGCCGAGGACATGGAGGTGATGCCGGACAAGCCGCGTGGGTGGTGGCGGATCCGCCGCAAGAGCGAGGAGGAGAGTCGAGGGCAGGCTTCGCGTTTCCTGCAGAAAGTGCTCTTCTCGGAAGAGGTGCTCGGACGTCCCACGGTGTTGTTGGCACATGCCCAGAACAGTCGGTCGGACTGGCCGTGGTTGCAGGACACCGTCGTCGTTCGAGACCTCCTCCGGACGGGTCACGCGCCCGCCGGCGATCTCCGCCCCGGGCTCCGACTGGTCCGGGTGCGCACGGCCCAACACCGGGAGACTCCGCAGTGGTGGGCGCCGGCCGAGTCCGGGGTCAACGGTCTCGCCGCCGGCTTCTGGATCACCGATCCGGACGAGTCCGGCCCGGAGTCCGACCGGGTGTTCTACAGCACCACGCCGAAGCCCGCGACCTTCCGCGACTCGGCTGTCGCGGCCGACAAGCTGACCACCAGGTTGTTGCTGAAGGGCAAGAACGAAGGCAAACCGACCATCGACACGGGAGTACCCGGGTGGAACCCGGGGCTGGTCGAGATCGCGGTCCTGGGATGTCACCCCGCGGAGGGCGATGACCCCGTCGCCCTCGGGTTCGCCATCCATCAACAACGCCATGCCCCTGACTACCCGGACCCCTTGCGGCTGCCGTTGGCGCTCCACCTCGCCGCACTGGCGCAGGAATACGTGCTGCCCACCTTGTCGGACACCGAGGACGTGGAGATCGACTTCATGGAGGACGAGGACGAACAGGAGGAGGCGGAGAACGAGTGA
- a CDS encoding AfsR/SARP family transcriptional regulator produces the protein MSQDEIAVELLGPVRLLVGGEPVKFSEKRVLAMLAVLALADELTADHYEVMKHLVGVDRELKSATLRKYASMLRDALGDKARLIGRQKSFTLVVPRIAVDYWRFVDLVDQAGRVEPDRRLEKLRAALDLWRGSRPLTGLGDAHFDDDVRRLDGLRRSALLDLIDVQHGQGLFREAAADAELAGTLWPVDDDVCLLRMRVVAALRRPSDVRHVYDEYVQALAAIGRTPEQDMADHAEQLVEKARTARHEIGPIGTGAPRQLPPVMMKLHGRDRELAKLDSLLEADGVGGRVAALVGTAGVGKTHLALFWAHRAEERFADGVLYADLDGFSTREPKATEQVMAGFVEALGRSAAGIDAEALLSTYRSLLAGKSVLIMLDNAAGAEQVRDLLPAGSESVAVVTSRARLHELRFRSNLTEIVVAPLADEPALVVLAGLIGERRVRADPGAAALVAVCGGLPLALVVAAVQAVRHPRRGLGDLARTLRGATPILDEPSPVASGAEVRTTLAWSYQQLGETASHLFRMIGVHPGPTLELTALLHLAARTEAEVLRGVDELLDQHLLTEVTAERFAAHDVLREYASELASELPQVAREAAYERVLEHLLHAGLAADRALGSGRDLPIGRHPDGMVLPDFLDAEQAADWFEHEYPTFRAVLHGGVAVPSRYRWLLPLVLVTYQLRTGHWTEAEKMLRNALPVASADTTPRHQATVHRVLGNVRRKLGHHSQAAMTIARAIELSREARDSLGEAHGHQVAGVNEEDQRNWTSAVEHYDKAFELYDTLGDVRGKAHVLNGYASHHFDEGRVQKAKETAMRALEIGDERTDPYGRASVLRNLMRFNLRSGEFDRAIEYAESAIAIYRGLRSGANEAQVQLTRAAALRSAARHAEEAEALKRVTTLLRLLKHPRPDDRERLEKAETRLAELRSSRS, from the coding sequence ATGAGTCAGGACGAGATCGCCGTCGAACTGCTCGGCCCGGTTCGGCTTCTGGTGGGTGGTGAACCGGTCAAATTTTCCGAGAAGCGGGTTCTTGCCATGCTCGCCGTGCTCGCGTTGGCCGACGAACTCACCGCCGACCACTACGAGGTGATGAAGCACCTGGTCGGGGTGGACCGCGAACTGAAGTCAGCAACGCTGCGGAAGTACGCGTCGATGTTGCGCGACGCCCTGGGCGACAAGGCCCGGCTCATTGGACGGCAGAAGTCGTTCACGCTGGTCGTTCCCCGGATCGCTGTCGACTACTGGCGTTTCGTCGACCTGGTGGACCAGGCCGGGAGGGTGGAACCCGATCGTCGACTCGAAAAGCTGCGCGCGGCCCTGGACCTGTGGCGCGGCAGCCGTCCCCTGACCGGGCTCGGAGACGCCCACTTCGACGACGACGTGCGCCGACTCGACGGGCTGCGGCGCTCCGCTCTCCTCGACCTCATCGACGTCCAGCACGGCCAGGGCCTGTTCCGTGAAGCCGCGGCCGACGCCGAGCTTGCCGGAACGCTGTGGCCCGTCGACGACGATGTCTGCTTGTTGCGCATGCGTGTGGTCGCCGCCCTGAGACGTCCCTCTGACGTGCGGCACGTGTACGACGAGTACGTCCAAGCCCTGGCCGCCATCGGCAGAACCCCGGAGCAGGACATGGCCGATCACGCTGAACAGCTCGTCGAGAAAGCCCGTACGGCAAGGCACGAAATCGGACCGATCGGGACCGGCGCACCACGACAACTGCCCCCGGTCATGATGAAGCTGCACGGACGCGACCGCGAACTGGCGAAGCTGGACAGCCTTCTCGAAGCCGACGGGGTGGGAGGGCGGGTCGCGGCACTCGTCGGAACCGCCGGTGTCGGGAAGACCCATTTGGCGCTCTTCTGGGCGCACCGGGCGGAGGAGCGCTTCGCTGACGGTGTCCTGTACGCGGACCTGGACGGGTTCTCCACCCGCGAACCGAAGGCGACCGAGCAGGTGATGGCCGGTTTCGTCGAGGCGTTGGGCCGATCAGCGGCGGGGATCGACGCCGAGGCACTCCTCTCGACGTACCGCTCGCTGCTCGCCGGGAAGTCGGTCCTCATCATGCTCGACAACGCCGCTGGAGCGGAGCAGGTGCGGGACCTCTTACCGGCCGGGTCGGAATCGGTCGCCGTCGTCACCAGCCGCGCGAGGCTCCACGAACTGCGGTTCCGGTCGAACCTGACCGAGATCGTGGTCGCCCCACTGGCCGACGAACCCGCGCTGGTGGTCCTGGCCGGTCTGATCGGCGAGAGACGAGTGCGTGCCGACCCGGGTGCGGCGGCCCTGGTGGCGGTCTGTGGTGGGCTGCCGTTGGCGTTGGTGGTGGCGGCGGTGCAGGCCGTACGGCACCCTCGGCGCGGGTTGGGTGACCTGGCCCGGACGTTGCGGGGGGCCACGCCGATCCTCGACGAGCCCAGTCCGGTGGCGAGCGGGGCCGAGGTGCGCACGACGCTCGCGTGGTCCTACCAGCAACTCGGTGAGACCGCTTCGCACCTGTTCCGCATGATCGGTGTCCACCCGGGACCAACGTTGGAGCTGACCGCTCTGCTGCACCTGGCGGCGCGGACCGAGGCGGAGGTCCTGCGTGGCGTCGACGAACTGCTCGACCAACACCTCTTGACGGAGGTGACCGCCGAGCGGTTCGCGGCACACGACGTCCTGCGGGAGTACGCGTCCGAGTTGGCGTCCGAGCTTCCCCAAGTCGCTCGGGAAGCCGCGTACGAACGTGTGCTGGAGCACCTGCTGCACGCGGGCCTCGCCGCGGACAGGGCGCTGGGTTCGGGACGCGACCTGCCGATCGGGAGGCATCCCGACGGCATGGTCCTGCCCGACTTCTTGGACGCGGAACAGGCGGCTGACTGGTTCGAACACGAGTACCCGACGTTCCGGGCAGTGCTGCACGGCGGCGTCGCGGTGCCGTCGCGGTACCGGTGGCTCCTGCCGCTGGTCCTCGTCACCTACCAGTTGCGCACCGGCCACTGGACGGAGGCCGAGAAGATGCTCAGGAACGCGCTCCCGGTCGCCTCCGCGGACACAACACCGCGGCACCAGGCGACCGTGCACCGGGTTCTCGGCAACGTCCGCCGCAAGCTCGGGCACCACAGCCAAGCCGCGATGACCATCGCTCGGGCGATCGAATTGAGCCGAGAGGCCCGTGACTCTCTCGGGGAGGCGCACGGTCACCAGGTGGCCGGCGTCAACGAGGAAGACCAGCGGAATTGGACATCCGCCGTCGAGCACTACGACAAGGCGTTCGAGCTGTACGACACCCTGGGTGATGTGCGGGGCAAAGCGCACGTGCTCAACGGCTACGCCAGTCACCACTTCGACGAAGGCAGGGTGCAGAAGGCCAAGGAGACGGCCATGCGAGCGCTGGAGATCGGGGACGAACGCACAGATCCCTACGGTCGGGCGTCCGTGCTGCGCAACCTCATGCGTTTCAACCTCCGATCCGGGGAATTCGATCGCGCCATCGAGTACGCGGAGTCCGCGATCGCGATCTACCGCGGTCTGCGTTCAGGGGCCAACGAGGCGCAGGTGCAGTTGACCCGAGCCGCCGCACTCCGGTCGGCAGCACGCCACGCCGAGGAGGCCGAGGCGTTGAAGCGGGTGACGACGCTCCTGCGCTTGCTGAAGCACCCTCGTCCGGACGACCGGGAGCGCTTGGAGAAAGCGGAGACCAGACTGGCCGAACTCCGCTCGAGTCGCTCCTGA
- a CDS encoding type II toxin-antitoxin system VapC family toxin translates to MADRHASGVLDTCAYIDLGLLDPAVLPEVPELTAITLAELHQGVAMAKDAAARAVRTEKLGAAIAEFEPLPFDGQAAARFGTLVALTLEANRDPKPRRLDLMIAAIASARGLPLYTRNAEDFAGLDSMVQIVEV, encoded by the coding sequence GTGGCTGACCGGCACGCGTCGGGCGTGCTGGACACCTGCGCGTACATCGACCTCGGACTGCTGGACCCGGCGGTGCTGCCGGAGGTCCCCGAGTTGACCGCGATCACCCTGGCCGAGCTGCACCAGGGTGTGGCGATGGCCAAGGATGCCGCGGCGCGGGCGGTGCGGACCGAGAAGCTGGGTGCGGCGATCGCCGAGTTCGAGCCGTTGCCCTTCGACGGTCAGGCCGCGGCTCGCTTCGGCACGCTGGTGGCGCTGACCCTCGAAGCGAACCGCGACCCGAAACCGCGTCGGCTGGACCTGATGATCGCCGCCATCGCCTCGGCCCGGGGTCTGCCGCTCTACACCCGCAACGCCGAGGACTTCGCCGGACTCGACAGCATGGTCCAGATCGTCGAGGTGTGA